From Bacillus basilensis, a single genomic window includes:
- a CDS encoding NUDIX hydrolase encodes MQRVDVVYALIHDEETDKILMVHNVEQNVWSLPGGAVEKGETLEEALVREVKEETGLTVMAGGLVAINEKFFEESTNHALLFTFRANVVKGELMAEDEEEISAIEWLDRTIANERFPFYDGGFESLLEVAIPYKFQPETK; translated from the coding sequence ATGCAAAGAGTTGATGTCGTATATGCACTAATACATGACGAAGAAACAGATAAAATATTAATGGTACATAATGTAGAACAAAATGTTTGGTCATTGCCAGGCGGGGCTGTTGAAAAGGGCGAAACGTTAGAGGAAGCTTTAGTAAGGGAAGTAAAAGAAGAGACAGGTTTAACGGTTATGGCAGGTGGACTTGTTGCGATCAATGAAAAATTCTTTGAAGAATCCACGAATCATGCACTATTATTTACATTCCGAGCGAATGTAGTAAAAGGTGAACTTATGGCAGAAGATGAAGAGGAAATTTCCGCAATAGAGTGGTTAGATCGAACAATCGCAAATGAACGATTCCCATTCTACGATGGAGGATTCGAGTCATTATTAGAAGTAGCCATTCCATACAAGTTTCAGCCAGAAACAAAGTGA
- a CDS encoding ABC transporter ATP-binding protein, which produces MQKALETKRLTLSYGETIIIDELNLEIPKGEITIFIGSNGCGKSTLLRSLARLLKPTTGDILLDNQAIQSMQTKQIARQMAILPQGPQAPEGLTVLQLVKQGRYPYQTWLKQWSEKDEEMVQKALEATGMTEFAERDVHALSGGQRQRAWIAMTLAQDTDIILLDEPTTYLDMTHQIEVLDLLFELNETEKRTIVMVLHDLNLACRYADNIVAIQDKQIYAQGKPEEVVDEKLVRDVFRMECQISTDPLFGTPLCIPHGRGRRLVKEVVQAMR; this is translated from the coding sequence ATGCAAAAAGCATTGGAGACGAAACGTTTGACGTTGTCTTATGGTGAAACAATTATTATTGACGAGTTGAATTTAGAAATTCCAAAAGGCGAAATTACAATCTTCATCGGCTCTAACGGTTGCGGGAAATCAACTTTATTGCGTTCACTAGCTAGATTATTAAAACCAACAACTGGTGACATTTTGTTAGATAATCAAGCCATTCAAAGTATGCAAACGAAGCAAATTGCTCGTCAAATGGCAATTTTACCGCAAGGACCACAAGCGCCAGAAGGGCTTACAGTATTGCAACTTGTAAAGCAAGGACGTTATCCGTATCAAACATGGCTGAAGCAATGGTCAGAAAAAGATGAGGAAATGGTACAGAAAGCACTTGAAGCAACAGGTATGACAGAATTTGCTGAGCGTGATGTGCATGCTCTTTCAGGTGGGCAACGTCAACGTGCTTGGATTGCAATGACGCTTGCACAAGATACAGATATTATTTTATTGGATGAGCCTACTACCTATTTAGATATGACTCACCAAATTGAAGTGCTAGATTTATTATTCGAATTAAATGAAACAGAAAAAAGAACAATTGTTATGGTACTACACGATTTAAATTTAGCATGCCGTTATGCAGATAATATTGTAGCCATTCAAGATAAACAAATATATGCACAAGGTAAGCCAGAAGAAGTAGTAGATGAGAAACTAGTACGTGATGTATTCCGAATGGAATGTCAAATTAGTACGGATCCGTTATTTGGGACGCCACTTTGTATCCCGCACGGAAGAGGGAGACGGTTAGTTAAAGAAGTTGTTCAGGCAATGAGATAA
- a CDS encoding glycine C-acetyltransferase: MSSKTLAKFLEENLEDLKSKGLYNVIDPLESSNGPIITIGGKEYINLSSNNYLGLATDSRLQEAAIGAIHKYGVGAGAVRTINGTLDLHIKLEETIAKFKHTEAAIAYQSGFNCNMAAISAVMDKNDAILSDELNHASIIDGSRLSKAKIIVYKHSDMEDLRQKAIAAKESGLYNKLMVITDGVFSMDGDVAKLPEIVEIAEELDLMTYVDDAHGSGVLGKGAGTVKHFGLSDKVDFQIGTLSKAIGVIGGYVAGKQNLIDWLKVRSRPFLFSTALTPADAAACMRSIEILMESTELHDRLWENGRYLKQGLKELGFNIGESETPITPCIIGDEVLTQEFSKRLNEEGVYAKSIVFPTVAKGTGRVRNMPTAAHTKEMLDEAIRKYEKVGKEMGII, from the coding sequence ATGTCTAGTAAAACACTTGCAAAATTTTTAGAAGAAAATTTAGAGGATTTAAAATCAAAGGGGCTTTATAACGTAATTGATCCGCTTGAGAGTTCAAATGGACCAATCATTACAATTGGCGGAAAAGAATATATTAACTTATCTTCAAACAACTATCTTGGATTAGCAACAGATAGCCGTTTGCAAGAAGCAGCAATTGGTGCTATTCATAAGTACGGCGTTGGAGCAGGAGCTGTTCGTACAATTAACGGTACTTTAGATTTGCATATTAAATTAGAAGAAACAATTGCAAAGTTTAAACATACAGAAGCAGCAATTGCTTACCAATCAGGATTTAACTGTAATATGGCAGCGATTTCAGCCGTTATGGATAAAAATGATGCGATTCTTTCAGACGAATTAAACCATGCTTCTATTATCGATGGTAGTCGTCTATCAAAAGCAAAAATTATCGTTTATAAACATTCTGATATGGAAGATTTACGCCAAAAAGCAATCGCGGCGAAAGAATCAGGTCTTTACAATAAATTAATGGTAATTACAGACGGTGTCTTTTCAATGGATGGAGATGTTGCAAAACTACCAGAAATCGTTGAAATTGCAGAAGAGTTAGATTTAATGACATACGTAGATGATGCACACGGTTCAGGTGTACTTGGAAAAGGTGCAGGAACTGTAAAGCACTTCGGTCTGTCGGATAAAGTTGATTTCCAAATTGGTACATTATCAAAAGCAATTGGGGTAATTGGTGGATATGTAGCTGGGAAACAAAACTTAATTGACTGGTTAAAAGTTCGTTCACGTCCATTCTTATTCTCTACAGCATTAACACCAGCTGATGCAGCAGCTTGCATGAGATCAATTGAAATCTTAATGGAAAGCACAGAGTTACATGATCGCCTGTGGGAAAATGGTCGCTATTTAAAACAAGGATTAAAAGAACTTGGCTTTAACATCGGAGAAAGTGAAACGCCAATTACACCTTGTATTATTGGGGATGAAGTGTTAACACAAGAATTTAGTAAACGTCTAAATGAAGAAGGCGTATACGCAAAATCTATCGTGTTCCCAACTGTAGCAAAAGGAACCGGACGCGTTCGTAATATGCCTACAGCAGCTCATACGAAAGAAATGTTAGATGAAGCAATTCGTAAGTATGAAAAAGTAGGGAAAGAAATGGGCATCATTTAA
- a CDS encoding L-threonine 3-dehydrogenase: MKKILVTGSLGQIGSELVMKLRDVYGASNVIATDIRETDSEVVTSGPFETLDVTDGQKLHDIAKHNEVDTIIHLAALLSATAEKNPLFAWNLNMGGLVNALEAARELNCKFFTPSSIGAFGPSTPKDNTPQDTIQRPTTMYGVNKVAGELLCDYYHQKFGVDTRGVRFPGLISYVAPPGGGTTDYAVEIYYEAIKKGTYTSYIAEGTYMDMMYMPDALQAIISLMEADPSKLVHRNAFNITAMSFEPEQIAASIRKHIPTFTMDYAVDPARQTIADSWPNSIDATAAMKEWGFKAEYDLDKMTTDMLAKLKKKFAAELVMN, encoded by the coding sequence ATGAAAAAAATTCTAGTAACCGGTTCTTTAGGGCAGATTGGTTCTGAACTAGTAATGAAACTTCGTGATGTATACGGCGCATCAAATGTTATTGCAACAGATATTCGTGAAACAGATAGTGAAGTAGTAACGTCTGGTCCATTTGAAACGTTAGATGTAACAGATGGACAAAAACTACATGATATCGCAAAGCATAATGAAGTAGATACAATTATTCATTTAGCAGCTTTACTTTCGGCAACAGCAGAAAAAAATCCGTTATTTGCATGGAATTTAAATATGGGCGGACTTGTAAATGCATTAGAAGCAGCTCGTGAATTAAACTGTAAGTTCTTCACGCCAAGTTCTATCGGTGCATTCGGTCCATCAACGCCGAAAGATAATACGCCACAAGATACAATTCAGCGACCTACTACGATGTATGGGGTAAACAAAGTAGCAGGAGAATTACTATGTGATTATTATCATCAAAAGTTTGGCGTTGATACGCGCGGCGTACGTTTCCCTGGTTTAATTTCTTACGTAGCTCCTCCAGGAGGCGGAACAACTGATTATGCAGTTGAAATTTATTATGAGGCAATTAAAAAAGGCACATACACCTCATACATTGCAGAAGGAACATACATGGATATGATGTACATGCCAGATGCTTTACAAGCAATCATTTCATTAATGGAAGCTGATCCAAGTAAGCTAGTGCATAGAAATGCATTTAATATTACAGCGATGAGCTTTGAGCCAGAGCAAATTGCAGCATCAATTCGTAAACATATTCCGACGTTTACAATGGATTACGCTGTAGATCCTGCTCGTCAAACAATCGCTGATAGCTGGCCAAACTCTATTGACGCAACAGCAGCAATGAAAGAGTGGGGCTTTAAAGCGGAATACGATTTAGACAAAATGACAACTGACATGCTGGCGAAGTTAAAAAAAAAGTTCGCAGCTGAGTTAGTGATGAATTAA
- a CDS encoding ABC transporter substrate-binding protein, whose translation MKFMQKKSFTVFVFLLAFSLLLSACGKPNTKEESKEDTKKEMITVEHAMGKTEVPANPKRVVILTNEGTEALLELGVKPVGAVKSWTGDPWYPHIKDKMKDVKVVGDEGQVNVETIASLKPDLIIGNKMRHEKVYEQLKAIAPTVFSETLRGEWKDNFKFYAKALNKEKEGQKVLADYDKRMKDLKAKLGDKVNQEISMVRFMPGDVRIYHGDTFSGVILKELGFKRPGDQNKDDFAERNVSKERISAMDGDVLFYFTFDKGNEKKGSELEKEYINDPLFKNLNAVKNGKAYKVDDVIWNTAGGVMAANLLLDDIEKRFVK comes from the coding sequence ATGAAATTCATGCAAAAGAAATCGTTTACAGTATTTGTATTTTTACTAGCCTTTTCATTACTTTTAAGTGCTTGCGGAAAGCCAAATACGAAAGAAGAATCAAAAGAAGATACGAAAAAAGAAATGATAACTGTGGAACATGCAATGGGTAAAACAGAAGTTCCTGCTAATCCAAAACGTGTAGTTATTTTAACAAATGAAGGTACTGAAGCTTTACTTGAATTAGGTGTGAAACCAGTTGGAGCTGTAAAATCTTGGACTGGTGATCCATGGTATCCACATATTAAAGATAAAATGAAAGATGTAAAAGTTGTTGGTGATGAAGGACAAGTGAATGTGGAAACAATCGCTTCTTTAAAACCAGACTTAATTATCGGTAACAAAATGCGTCACGAGAAAGTGTATGAGCAACTAAAAGCAATTGCACCTACTGTGTTCTCTGAAACATTACGTGGTGAATGGAAAGATAACTTCAAGTTTTATGCAAAAGCATTAAATAAAGAAAAAGAAGGTCAAAAGGTTTTAGCTGATTACGATAAACGTATGAAAGATTTAAAAGCCAAACTAGGTGATAAAGTAAATCAAGAAATCTCTATGGTTCGCTTCATGCCTGGTGATGTTCGTATTTATCATGGTGATACATTCTCTGGTGTTATTTTAAAAGAACTTGGATTTAAACGTCCTGGTGATCAAAATAAAGATGACTTCGCAGAGCGTAACGTATCTAAAGAACGTATTTCTGCAATGGATGGTGACGTATTATTCTACTTCACATTCGATAAAGGAAACGAGAAAAAAGGCTCTGAATTAGAAAAAGAATATATCAATGATCCTCTATTTAAAAATTTAAATGCAGTGAAAAATGGTAAAGCATACAAAGTTGACGACGTTATTTGGAATACAGCTGGTGGTGTAATGGCTGCTAACCTACTATTAGATGATATCGAAAAACGCTTTGTTAAATAA
- a CDS encoding AAA family ATPase — MLEQFHIHADLKQQLSTIHEKNKQEAGENAHLIGKKIYKASDNSIIEDAITALLLGKNILLKGPTGSGKTVLAETLSSLFQKPMHSINCSVDLDVEGILGYNTLQTRDGASEVTFVNGPLMKAMKNGHFLYIDEINMAKPETLPLLHGALDYRKMITNPFTQEVVYGDDEYRVIAAINEGYVGTSELNEALKNRFVIIEVPYIQGDTLKELLLAESKLKDVATIEKFVAFASDLMPLARDGRVSEEAASIRGILDACDLGVYIPVMRAIERSIIAKLNDETEQMTVRELAESYFFEG, encoded by the coding sequence ATGTTAGAACAATTTCATATACATGCTGATTTAAAACAGCAGCTTTCTACAATTCACGAAAAGAATAAGCAAGAAGCTGGTGAAAATGCACATTTAATTGGAAAGAAAATATATAAAGCATCTGATAACAGCATTATTGAAGATGCTATTACAGCACTTCTTCTTGGCAAAAACATTCTATTAAAAGGGCCGACTGGTAGTGGTAAAACAGTACTAGCTGAAACTCTTTCTTCTTTATTCCAAAAACCAATGCATAGCATTAACTGTTCTGTCGACCTAGATGTAGAAGGTATTTTAGGATACAACACACTACAAACGAGAGATGGCGCATCTGAAGTTACATTCGTTAACGGTCCTCTTATGAAAGCAATGAAGAACGGTCATTTCCTATATATTGATGAAATCAATATGGCAAAACCTGAAACATTACCACTTCTTCACGGTGCATTAGATTACCGTAAAATGATTACAAATCCATTTACACAAGAAGTTGTATACGGTGATGACGAATATCGCGTAATTGCAGCAATTAATGAAGGTTACGTTGGAACAAGCGAACTAAACGAAGCGTTAAAAAACCGTTTCGTTATTATTGAAGTTCCTTACATTCAAGGTGATACATTAAAAGAACTATTATTAGCTGAATCAAAATTAAAAGATGTTGCAACAATTGAAAAGTTCGTTGCATTTGCAAGCGACCTTATGCCTTTAGCTCGTGATGGACGTGTAAGTGAAGAAGCAGCAAGTATTCGTGGTATTCTCGACGCATGTGATTTAGGTGTGTATATTCCTGTTATGCGCGCTATCGAACGAAGCATTATCGCAAAATTAAACGATGAAACAGAACAAATGACTGTCCGTGAATTAGCAGAAAGTTATTTCTTTGAGGGATAA
- a CDS encoding iron ABC transporter permease, protein MKKYIPFRIGKGGLSFLMYKRACLVLFSLLVVLIGLFFASAGMGDMKIAPYDVWQAITGNGDAMSNMVVNKFRMPRILIAILVGIALAVAGCILQGLVRNPLASPDIIGITGGASVAVVLFLAIFSDKNNALTVSIHYMPLAAFVGATIVALFVYLFAWRNDGLSPISLVLIGVGFWALTKAATTLFMLLAPIYQASQANVWITGTVYGSSWQNVMVLAPWVLILTVISFIAARHLNAQELGDDIAIGLGVPLTKSRIFMLLLSTALIGGAVAFAGGIGFVGLMAPHISRRLIGSLYGALLPVAAIVGAILVLAADLIGRTVFTPLEIPAGVFTSAIGAPYFIYLLYKSRNS, encoded by the coding sequence ATGAAGAAGTATATTCCGTTTCGTATAGGAAAAGGCGGGCTCTCGTTTTTAATGTATAAACGAGCTTGTCTCGTCTTATTCAGTTTACTAGTTGTTTTAATAGGATTATTTTTTGCGAGTGCAGGTATGGGAGACATGAAAATTGCTCCTTATGATGTATGGCAAGCAATCACTGGAAATGGCGATGCGATGTCCAATATGGTTGTAAATAAGTTTCGTATGCCGCGTATTTTAATTGCCATCCTTGTAGGAATCGCACTTGCTGTAGCAGGATGTATTTTACAAGGTCTCGTTCGAAATCCACTGGCTTCTCCTGATATCATCGGGATTACAGGTGGTGCAAGTGTTGCAGTTGTATTATTTTTAGCTATATTTAGTGATAAAAATAATGCGCTAACTGTAAGCATTCATTATATGCCGTTAGCAGCTTTTGTTGGGGCAACGATTGTAGCACTTTTTGTATATTTATTTGCATGGAGAAATGACGGATTATCACCGATTAGTCTTGTTTTAATTGGTGTTGGCTTTTGGGCATTAACGAAAGCGGCAACGACTTTGTTTATGTTGTTAGCGCCAATTTACCAAGCGAGTCAAGCGAATGTATGGATTACAGGCACTGTTTACGGGTCTTCATGGCAAAACGTTATGGTGCTTGCGCCGTGGGTTCTCATTTTAACGGTAATATCATTTATAGCTGCTAGACATTTAAATGCGCAAGAGCTAGGGGATGATATTGCGATAGGACTTGGTGTTCCTTTAACGAAGTCACGCATATTCATGTTATTACTTAGTACAGCTTTAATTGGCGGTGCGGTTGCTTTTGCTGGAGGAATTGGATTTGTCGGTTTAATGGCACCTCATATTTCACGAAGACTAATTGGTTCTTTATACGGTGCATTACTCCCAGTTGCGGCTATTGTTGGTGCAATTTTAGTACTTGCTGCAGATTTAATTGGGCGTACAGTTTTCACCCCACTTGAAATTCCAGCAGGGGTATTTACATCAGCAATTGGTGCACCTTATTTTATTTATTTACTTTATAAAAGTCGGAATTCATAA
- a CDS encoding class I SAM-dependent methyltransferase translates to MAFTESDVYNNEAFFEQYMKRRYRENSPNESLEKPAFFQLIGDVKGKQILDLGCGNAKFGEELLENGCYSYTGIEGSQLMYEKAKKQLENKNGSVHFINLKDYTYPSSTFDLVTSRLALHYIEHLDIIFQNVFQTLKTNGTFTFSVQHPVITSSFESLQMSGKRTSWLVDDYFKLGKRVEPWIDQEVIKYHRTTEEYFILLQQAGFTITSLKEATPNQTYFQNDEEYERRLRIPLFLLFSCTK, encoded by the coding sequence ATGGCATTTACTGAATCTGATGTATATAATAACGAAGCATTTTTTGAACAATATATGAAACGAAGATACCGAGAAAATAGCCCAAATGAGTCACTTGAAAAACCAGCCTTCTTTCAACTCATTGGTGATGTTAAAGGAAAGCAAATCCTCGATTTAGGCTGTGGTAATGCTAAGTTTGGCGAGGAATTATTAGAAAACGGATGCTACTCTTACACCGGTATTGAAGGCTCTCAGCTTATGTATGAAAAAGCTAAAAAACAACTAGAAAATAAAAATGGATCTGTTCATTTTATAAACCTCAAAGATTATACCTATCCCTCTTCCACTTTTGATTTAGTAACATCTAGACTCGCTTTACATTATATTGAACATCTTGATATCATTTTTCAAAATGTATTTCAAACTTTAAAAACAAATGGAACCTTTACCTTTAGCGTTCAACATCCCGTTATTACCTCTTCATTTGAAAGCTTACAAATGAGTGGTAAAAGAACTAGCTGGCTCGTCGATGATTATTTTAAACTAGGCAAACGGGTTGAACCATGGATTGACCAGGAGGTTATTAAATATCATCGCACAACAGAAGAGTATTTCATATTGTTACAACAAGCCGGATTTACAATTACATCCTTAAAAGAAGCTACACCAAATCAGACTTATTTTCAAAATGATGAAGAATATGAACGTCGTTTACGAATTCCTCTCTTCCTCCTATTTTCTTGTACCAAATAA
- a CDS encoding nitric oxide reductase activation protein NorD: protein MRQIFSDKKIDASLFLQMENLMYALLKEDDAYLEYGYKAYYDEIEKKVVISHFWDDRKEEDTVIGLKSEVFLKALGNKHYSDMTLIRSYAIELQESPLKKFLTQLFVLLEDLRVEEIVKNLRPGTKHVFKRRKEMYRNYFGSQNEINRVRNYHGDRLFCLCYLSLTSDKYEMFNNEYFEQIEAILHETFQARNTEDIMYIVEKIRYRLEELLESDMLNNYFGHAPLYLSVIADEKDSRPETLANDDTQLIDDDENKNKMDESFSTWHRENKNNENENFLRFELESGTKTNMMGDTARESEDGDQALGSVQGTSQKSTQSNFDGADTEEARASHASSQNDGVYGKYNVGASHTFKEARKSNPDEKKDYQAIKSVVNKDVKELKKIIEKTIENKTNANSDKYYGRLRKKFLRIYTEKQPRMFYKKGQESQELDVAFQLLVDCSGSMYNKMEETKKSVVLFHEALKSLKIPHAISGFWEDASSAKPEDKPNVIHEVVTYKNSTLPNVGPEIMQLREEEDNRDGYIIRIVSEKLAKRPEKHKFLLVFTDGEPSALDYQQDGILDTHEAVKLARKSGMEVIGIFIEEGEAKEATYQLMKNIYNHHFLVANHAEDLRLKIKPLLKKLLLKTIE from the coding sequence ATGAGACAAATTTTTAGTGACAAAAAAATTGATGCGTCGCTGTTTCTACAAATGGAAAACTTAATGTATGCTCTTCTAAAAGAAGACGATGCCTACCTTGAGTATGGCTATAAAGCATACTACGACGAAATTGAAAAAAAGGTTGTCATTAGTCACTTTTGGGATGATCGAAAAGAAGAGGATACAGTAATCGGATTAAAAAGCGAAGTGTTTTTAAAAGCACTTGGTAATAAACATTACTCGGACATGACTTTAATTCGTTCTTATGCGATTGAATTACAAGAATCACCCTTAAAAAAGTTTTTAACACAATTATTTGTTCTATTAGAAGATTTACGTGTTGAGGAAATCGTAAAAAACTTACGCCCTGGCACAAAGCATGTTTTTAAAAGAAGAAAAGAAATGTATCGCAACTACTTCGGCTCACAAAATGAAATCAATCGCGTTCGTAACTATCACGGTGATCGTCTATTTTGTCTATGTTATCTTTCGTTAACGAGCGATAAATATGAAATGTTTAATAATGAATATTTCGAGCAAATTGAAGCAATTTTGCATGAAACATTCCAAGCTCGTAATACGGAAGATATTATGTATATCGTTGAGAAAATTCGCTATCGCTTAGAGGAGCTTCTTGAAAGTGACATGCTGAACAATTATTTCGGACATGCTCCGCTCTACTTATCTGTTATTGCAGATGAGAAAGACAGTCGTCCTGAAACATTAGCAAATGATGATACGCAGCTCATAGATGACGATGAAAATAAAAACAAAATGGATGAAAGTTTCTCCACATGGCATCGTGAAAATAAAAATAACGAAAACGAGAACTTTTTACGCTTTGAATTAGAAAGTGGAACAAAAACAAATATGATGGGTGATACTGCTCGTGAATCAGAGGATGGCGACCAAGCACTTGGTTCTGTACAAGGTACTTCTCAAAAAAGTACACAATCTAACTTTGATGGTGCTGATACAGAGGAAGCAAGAGCTTCCCATGCTTCTAGTCAAAACGACGGTGTATATGGCAAGTATAACGTTGGTGCCTCTCATACATTTAAAGAAGCTCGCAAATCAAACCCTGACGAGAAAAAAGATTACCAAGCTATCAAATCTGTCGTTAATAAAGATGTAAAAGAATTAAAGAAAATTATCGAAAAAACGATTGAAAATAAAACGAATGCAAATAGTGATAAATACTACGGAAGACTTCGTAAGAAATTCCTTCGTATTTATACTGAAAAGCAACCGCGCATGTTTTATAAAAAAGGACAAGAATCGCAAGAGCTCGATGTTGCATTCCAACTATTAGTGGACTGTTCTGGTTCTATGTATAACAAAATGGAAGAAACGAAGAAGAGTGTTGTCCTATTCCATGAAGCGTTGAAATCTTTAAAAATCCCGCACGCTATTAGCGGATTTTGGGAAGATGCTTCTAGTGCTAAGCCTGAAGATAAACCGAACGTTATCCATGAAGTTGTGACATATAAAAACTCAACGTTACCAAACGTTGGTCCCGAAATTATGCAACTTCGCGAAGAAGAAGATAATCGCGACGGATATATTATTCGTATCGTTTCTGAAAAGCTCGCGAAAAGACCAGAAAAGCATAAATTCTTACTTGTCTTCACAGACGGTGAGCCTTCTGCACTAGACTATCAACAAGACGGTATTTTAGATACGCATGAAGCTGTCAAACTTGCTCGCAAAAGCGGAATGGAAGTAATTGGAATATTTATCGAAGAAGGCGAAGCGAAAGAAGCAACTTATCAATTAATGAAGAACATTTATAACCATCACTTCTTAGTTGCAAATCACGCTGAAGATTTACGTTTGAAGATTAAACCACTATTGAAAAAGTTATTACTGAAGACGATTGAATAG
- a CDS encoding iron ABC transporter permease has product MLLKTNQAKWIGLFVGIIAVIICIWGSIIFGYTNTSWKLALDAFFHFNGSNEHIIIQNVRLPRALIAASVGASLAIAGCLMQTLTKNPLASPDFIGLNSGAAFFIVVAIVIFSVTSLSAFTWIAFLGAAVAAVLVFASSSLGKEGTTPLKLTLAGVAISALFSSLTQGLLVLNEKALEEVLFWLAGSVQGRKLEILQSVFPYLLIGWIASIMMAGKVNTLMMGEDVAKGLGQRTILMKSFVLLIIVLLSGGSVAVAGPIGFIGIIIPHFARFLVGVDHRWRVPYSGLLGAILLILADIAARYVIMPQEVPVGVMTAFIGAPFFIYIARKRGLSK; this is encoded by the coding sequence ATGTTATTAAAAACAAATCAAGCAAAATGGATTGGATTATTTGTTGGGATCATTGCAGTCATTATTTGTATTTGGGGAAGTATTATTTTCGGATATACAAATACGAGCTGGAAATTAGCATTAGATGCTTTTTTTCATTTCAATGGTTCCAATGAACATATTATTATTCAAAATGTACGTCTACCAAGGGCATTAATTGCAGCTAGTGTTGGTGCTAGTTTAGCCATTGCGGGTTGTCTTATGCAAACTTTAACGAAGAATCCGCTTGCTTCTCCAGATTTTATTGGATTAAATTCAGGTGCTGCCTTCTTCATAGTTGTAGCAATTGTTATTTTTTCCGTGACATCATTATCAGCTTTCACGTGGATTGCCTTTTTAGGAGCAGCAGTTGCAGCTGTACTTGTATTTGCTTCTAGTTCTTTAGGAAAAGAAGGGACAACGCCTCTTAAGTTAACATTAGCAGGGGTCGCAATTAGTGCGTTATTTTCATCATTAACACAAGGATTACTTGTGTTAAATGAAAAGGCGCTTGAAGAAGTATTATTTTGGCTTGCCGGATCTGTGCAAGGAAGAAAGTTAGAAATTTTACAATCTGTATTCCCATATTTATTAATAGGCTGGATCGCATCTATTATGATGGCAGGGAAAGTAAATACATTGATGATGGGGGAAGACGTCGCGAAGGGGCTTGGACAACGAACAATTTTAATGAAATCATTCGTGTTACTTATTATTGTCCTGTTGTCTGGTGGTTCAGTTGCGGTTGCTGGTCCAATTGGATTTATTGGAATTATTATCCCGCATTTTGCCAGATTTCTTGTTGGAGTAGATCACAGATGGAGAGTACCGTATAGCGGCTTGTTAGGGGCAATACTACTAATCTTGGCTGATATAGCAGCAAGATATGTCATTATGCCACAAGAAGTACCAGTAGGAGTTATGACAGCATTTATTGGTGCACCGTTCTTTATTTATATTGCACGTAAGAGAGGGCTTAGCAAATGA